In the genome of Hydrogenophaga sp. PBL-H3, the window GGGCTCAGTGCGTGCAGGTCGTTTAGGTCGTCCAGTTCACTCGGTGCTTCGCCCGGGCGGAACAAGCCCAGTTGCCCGTCGCTTCGGCTTGCAATCAGCAGCGGCGTACCGGCGCTGTCTTGGCCGGCGGTGCGCGCAAAGGCAACCACTGGAAAAGGTGGGGGTGGATGCGCGGGGTCTGGCCAGGGAACGGTCTGCGCCTTGAGCCCGAGACCGGCCAGGGCTTCGATCAGCGTAGGCAGATCCCACGGCGGGGCAAAACGCTTGATCAGCAGTTCGACGTCAAAGGGCTTGCGGTGCAAGCCCGCCAGGCTGCCCAGCAGCCAGACGGCTTCTTCTGTGCTCAGCGCGTGCATGAGCCCCACATCGTGGTGTGATGACAATTCCGGTCCTCCCTCGTGGCGCGCTCCTGGCGCAAGACCGAACGAGGCTAGGGAGGGCGAGGGGATGCCGGAAATACCACCGATGCAGTAATTTGGGGGGGAGAAGTTGTGGGGGGTATCTGACAAGTGGGTGGCTTGCCGCGCCGCTGACACCTGCCAGGAGCGGATTTGTGGCACTGTCTGGCAGGGTGTGGTCCATGGTGGACCGCTCACCCACCCTGCGCAACCCAGCATGCCGCGATCCACACACGCGAAATCAGACCAGAGGGGAGATGGCTCATGGCTCGGCGGGCGTGCCGGGCGCTGGCTGTGCGCGCTGGTCCTGGCCTGGGTTGCGGCCTGCCCGGTGGCCGGGGCACAGACCACGCTGCGCTACGGCGGTGACGCCGCGTTCGCACCTTTCGAGTCGCTCAACGCCAGCGGTCAACCCGAGGGCTTCCAGATCGAGCTGATGCAGGCTGTCGGGCGCGAGCTGGGTGTGGAGGTCTCCATCAGCCTGCAAGCCTGGCCTGCCACGGTAGAGGCCTTCAAGGCTGGACGGGTGGACGTGATCGCGATGGTGGAAACCACCGAGCGGCGTGCCTATGCCCAATTTCTCGAAGGCCACGCCGCGCCGGCCTTTGCGGTGTACCTGCCTGTGGGCAAACCTGCGCCGCGCGCCCTGCAGGATCTGCAGGGTTCGCGCATTGCCGTGCTGGACCACGAACCCATGCGCGAGAGCTTGCGCAAGTGGCTCTCCGGCATCGACGCCATTTACGTGCGCACGCCCGACGCGCTGTCGGCCTTGAAGGCGGTGCAACTCGGGTTTGCCGACATGGCCTTGCTGCCACGCGCCTATGCCGATCCGGTGGTGGCCTCAGGTGCCGTGCCGGGCCTGGTCGCCGGCTTGACCAACCTGAGCCTGCAAACGTATTCGCTGGCGGTGGTGCGTGACAACGACGAACTGCGGCAGCACCTGCAGGGCGCACTGGATCGGCTGGAGACCAACGGCACCCTGCCTGCGCTGCGCGAGCGCTGGCTCAGCGACAAGCCCGCGAACGCCGAACGGCAGGCGATGGAGCGCGACCTCGCGCAGCAGCTGCAGTGGACCTGGTGGATCGCCGTGGGTGGGTCGCTGCTGTTGCTCGCGGCTGTGTACCTGCTGCGCCAGCGCGGGCGTGCAGTGGCCACCGAGCGCGCGCGTCGCCAGGCGGCCGAGCAGTCGTTGCGCCGCTCCGAGGAGCTGTTGGACCACACCTTCCAGCGCAACCCCGAACCGATGCTGGTGATCGACCATGCGAGTGGCGTCGTGCAGGACGCCAATCCGGCGGTCGCGGCCCTGCTGGGTTTGCCCGAGCATGAGGTGGTGGGTCAGCCGTTGCGAGCCCTGGCCCACCACATCGGCATGGACAACCTCAAGCGCATGGCGCGTGCGATCGACCTGGACGGGCTGCTGGACGCGATGCCGGTGGCCGTGACCCGCGCCGATGGCCAGCAGCGCGCCTGCCTGATCAGCGCCGACAAGCTGCGCGTGGGCGAGCTCACCATCGTGCTGTGCATCGTGCGCGACGTGACCGAGCGCCTGGCGCAGGACCCTGTGTTCCGCCAGGGCTACCAGGCCTTGAACGATGAGCTGGCGCAAGACCGCCGTGACGCGCCCGAGTCGGTGCCGCCCAGCGACACGGGCGAGGACCGCCTGCGTGAGTTCACCCGCGCCGTGGCGCACGATCTGCGCGCGCCGTTGCTGGCCATCCAGGGGTTCATGGGGCTGATGCGCGAGCGTCTGAAGCTGGGTCACACCGAAGAGGCGCTGGAGTACAGCGAGCAGGTGGACAAGGCCACGCGGCGCATGAACGCCATGATCGAGGCGCTGTGCAACCTGGCACAGATCGATCAGCACGCCCTCCGGCGCAGCACCATCGACATGAGCGCCCTTGCCCAGGACACCTGGACGCTGGTGTGCAGCGGTGACATGGCGCGGTCCATCGAGATTCGGTTCGATCCCCTGCCACCCGCGCAGGGCGACGCCGATCTGGTGGCGCAGGTCTGGCAGAACCTGCTGCACAACGCCTGGAAGTACACCGCGCGCGTGCCACTGGCGCGCGTGCGGGTGGACAGCTTTCAGGAGGGACGGCGCACCTGGTACCGCGTCGCCGACAACGGCGCGGGCTTCGACATGGCACACGCCCGAGCCCTGTTCCAGCCGTTTCGACGCATGCACTCGGCGTCGCAGTTTGAAGGCAGCGGCATCGGGTTGAGCATGGTGCAGCGCATCGTGCGCCACCATGGTGGCAAGGTGCGTGTGCGCAGCCAGAGCGGCGTGGGCACGGTGGCCGAATTCACGCTCGATCCGTCAGCCTGAGCGCGGTGGCACTGCGCTCAAAGCGGGGGCTGCAAAGCCCCTGCGCACAGGTTCAGCCCCGGCCCACGAACGGCATCTGGCTGGCCATCACGGTCATGTTGAGCACGTTTGTGGAGAGCGGCAGGCTGGCCATGTAGCGCACGGCCTGCGCCACGTGCTGCACGTCCATCATGGGTTCGGTGGCCACGGTGCCGTTGGCCTGGCGCACACCCTGCGTCATGCGCGCGGAGAGCTCAGTCAGCGCGTTGCCGATGTCGATCTGGCTGCACACGATGTTGAAGTCGCGCCCGTCCAGGGCAATGGTCTTGGTCAGGCCCAGCACCGCGTGCTTGCTCGCTGTGTAGGGGCTGCTGAAGGGGCGGGGCGTATGGGCCGAGATCGAGCCGTTGTTGATGATGCGCCCGCCCTGCGGGGTCTGCCGGCGCATCAGGCCGAAGGCGGCACGCGCGCACAGGAACACGCCCGTGATGTTGGTGTCGATCACGTCTTTCCAGCGCTCGATGGGAAGCTCGTCGATCGGCACGGCCGGGGCATTGACGCCCGCGTTGTTGAACAGCAGGTCCAGGCGACCGTAGCGCTTCTCAATTTCGTCGAAGAGGGTTTGCACGCTCTGCGGATCGCGCACGTCAGCAGGTATCGCCAGCGCGTGCTGGCCGGCCGCTGTTGCCGTCTCGACCACCGCAGTCAGAGGTTCCGGGCGGCGTCCGGTGAGCACGACGTGAAAGCCGTCTTGCAGCAAGCCCAGTGCCACCGCGCGGCCAATGCCGCTGCCCGCGCCCGTGACCAGGGCAATCCGTTGCGAGGGTTCAGAAGCCATGAAGACGCCTTGTGCTGGGAGTGAATGAAGTTGCTCAGACCATGCCGTTGCGCTTGGCCAGTTCGACGAACAGCGCCGAGTGGTCCAGGTCGGCCAGGCCGTGATCGACCGACTGGGCGTAGAGCTGCTCGAACAAACCGGTGATGGGCGCATCGAAGCCGATTTCGCTGGCCGTGGTCAGTGCGTTGCGCATGTCCTTGAGTTGCACCGCCACCGCAGCGCGCTTGGTGAAGTCGCGTTCAACCATGCGCTGACCATGCACCTGCAGGATGCGGCTGTCGGCAAAACCACCGGTGATGGCCTGCTTGACCTTGCCCATGTCGGCGCCGCCTTTTTCGCACAGCAGCAGCGCTTCGGCCACCGCGCCGATGGTGATGCCCACGATCATCTGGTTGGCGAGTTTGGCCAACTGCCCCGCGCCGTGCGGGCCCACGTGCACCGGGCGTCCCAGCAGCTCGAACACAGGGCGCAGGCGCTCGAAATCGGCCACCTCACCGCCCACCATGATGGCCAGCGTGCCGGCCTCGGCGCCCACCGTGCCGCCCGAGACGGGCGCGTCCAGGTGGTGCAGGCCGGCGGCCGCCAGGCGCGCGGCGTGGTCACGCGCCTGGCGCGGCAGGATGGACGACATGTCGACCACCACGCTGCCAGGGCGCAGACTGGCCACGGTGCCCTGGGTGAACAACACGTCTTCCACGATGTCGCCGTTTTCAAGCAGGGTGATGACGATGTCGGCCTGGGCCACGGCGTCGGCGGGCGTGTCGGCCACGCGCGCACCGAAAGGCTGCAAGCGCTCGGCCTTGCTGCGCGAGCGGTTCCATGCGCTGACGGCGCAGCCGGCTTCACACAGGCGGCGGGCCATGGGGAAACCCATCAGGCCGATGCCGAGCACGGCGACTTGCAAGGCGGGGGTGGGTGGGGTGGAGGAGGCGGAGGTGTTCACTGGGTGGGTTGCAGAGGCGTTGAAGAAGCTTGTGTGGAGGCGGTGTCCGCCATCGCGACGCACATTTGTATACAGAATAACGGCGTTTGATGAGCCCGTCAGGACACGCTGAAAACGACCCCCATGACACAATGCGCGACCATGGAAAAAACACCTTCGACCGACCCTGTCTGGCTGGACCAGGAGTACAACAACCGGGCGCGGGTGCCCGAACATGCGGTGCATTTCGAGCGCTGGGCGCAGACCTCCGCGCAGGCCCGCCGGAGCAGCCGTCCGCTGCTCGATGTGAGCTATGGCCACGGCCCCGGTGAGACGCTGGACATCTTTCCCGCGCCGCGCAAGGCGGGTGCGCCGCTGGCGCCGGTGATGGTGTTCATCCACGGTGGCTGGTGGCGCAGCCTGGACAAGTCCGACCACTCCTTCATCGCACCCGCGTTCACGAAGCACGGCGCCTGTGTGGTGATGCCCAACTACGCGCTGTGTCCGGCGGTGACCATTCCCGAGATCGTGATGCAGATGGTGCAGGCCCTGGCCTGGACGTTTCGCCACATCGCCGCGCACGGTGGCGACCCGCACCGCATTTCGGTGGTGGGCCACTCGGCGGGTGGGCACCTGGCCACCATGATGCTGGCCTGTGAATGGCAGCGCGTGGGTGACGATCTGCCCGAAGCGCTGGTGAAGAACGCGCTGTCCATTTCGGGCCTGTACGACCTGGAGCCGGTGCGGCTCACGCCGTTCGTGCAGTCGTCGTTGAATTTGACGCCGGCCCAGGTGAAGAAGGCGAGCCCGGCGCGCTTGCCTGCGCCGCTGGTGCGTGAGGGCCGGGGTCAGTTGTATGCGGCCGCGGGTGCCGATGAGAGCAGCGAGTTCCTGCGTCACAACCGCCTCATCCAGCAGGCCTGGGGGTCGGAAGTGGTGCCGGTGTGCGAGGCTTTGCCGGGTCTCAACCACTTCAGCATCGTCGAGGCTCTGGCGCAGCCCAAGCATCGGTTGCATCGCTTGGCGCTTGGGCTGCTCTCGGGTTGATGTTTTTCTCCGGTGGCCCCCAAAGCCCCTCACATCAACAAATGCTCCCCCGCATTGTCCCCACCCAGGATCACATAGTTCACCTTGCGCACGTCCATCAGCTTCGTGCCGCCCGAGTAGCTGATGGAGCTCTGCACGTCCTGCTCCATCTCCACCAGCGTGTCGGCCAGCTTGCCCTTGATCGGCTCCAGGATGCGCTTGCCCTCCACGTGCTTGTACTCACCCTTGTTGAAGTCGCTCGCCGAGCCGTAATACTCCTTGTAGAGCACGCCATCCACCTCCACCGTCTGGCCCGGTGACTCCTCGTGGCCCGCGAACAGCGAGCCGATCATCACCATCGACGCACCGAAGCGAATGCTCTTGGCAATGTCGCCATGGCTGCGGATGCCGCCGTCGGCAATGATGGGTTTGGTCGCCACGCGCGCGCACCACTTCAGCGCACTCAACTGCCAGCCACCGGTGCCAAAGCCCGTCTTGAGCTTGGTGATGCACACCTTGCCCGGACCCACGCCCACCTTGGTCGCGTCCGCGCCCCAGGTCTCCAGATCGATCACGGCTTCCGGCGTGGCCACGTTGCCCGCGATCACGAACGATGAAGGCAGCTTCTCCTTCAAATAACCGATCATGTTCTTCACGCTGTCCGCATGACCGTG includes:
- a CDS encoding GMP reductase codes for the protein MEIFDYDNVLLLPRKCRVESRSECDAGVELGGRKFRLPVVPANMKTVVDESICVWLAKNGYFYVMHRFDLDNLKFVRDMHAQGVFASISLGVKAPDYATVDQLVAEGLAPEYITIDIAHGHADSVKNMIGYLKEKLPSSFVIAGNVATPEAVIDLETWGADATKVGVGPGKVCITKLKTGFGTGGWQLSALKWCARVATKPIIADGGIRSHGDIAKSIRFGASMVMIGSLFAGHEESPGQTVEVDGVLYKEYYGSASDFNKGEYKHVEGKRILEPIKGKLADTLVEMEQDVQSSISYSGGTKLMDVRKVNYVILGGDNAGEHLLM
- a CDS encoding NAD(P)-dependent oxidoreductase, with protein sequence MGFPMARRLCEAGCAVSAWNRSRSKAERLQPFGARVADTPADAVAQADIVITLLENGDIVEDVLFTQGTVASLRPGSVVVDMSSILPRQARDHAARLAAAGLHHLDAPVSGGTVGAEAGTLAIMVGGEVADFERLRPVFELLGRPVHVGPHGAGQLAKLANQMIVGITIGAVAEALLLCEKGGADMGKVKQAITGGFADSRILQVHGQRMVERDFTKRAAVAVQLKDMRNALTTASEIGFDAPITGLFEQLYAQSVDHGLADLDHSALFVELAKRNGMV
- a CDS encoding SDR family oxidoreductase is translated as MASEPSQRIALVTGAGSGIGRAVALGLLQDGFHVVLTGRRPEPLTAVVETATAAGQHALAIPADVRDPQSVQTLFDEIEKRYGRLDLLFNNAGVNAPAVPIDELPIERWKDVIDTNITGVFLCARAAFGLMRRQTPQGGRIINNGSISAHTPRPFSSPYTASKHAVLGLTKTIALDGRDFNIVCSQIDIGNALTELSARMTQGVRQANGTVATEPMMDVQHVAQAVRYMASLPLSTNVLNMTVMASQMPFVGRG
- a CDS encoding alpha/beta hydrolase; the encoded protein is MEKTPSTDPVWLDQEYNNRARVPEHAVHFERWAQTSAQARRSSRPLLDVSYGHGPGETLDIFPAPRKAGAPLAPVMVFIHGGWWRSLDKSDHSFIAPAFTKHGACVVMPNYALCPAVTIPEIVMQMVQALAWTFRHIAAHGGDPHRISVVGHSAGGHLATMMLACEWQRVGDDLPEALVKNALSISGLYDLEPVRLTPFVQSSLNLTPAQVKKASPARLPAPLVREGRGQLYAAAGADESSEFLRHNRLIQQAWGSEVVPVCEALPGLNHFSIVEALAQPKHRLHRLALGLLSG
- a CDS encoding transporter substrate-binding domain-containing protein, producing the protein MPRSTHAKSDQRGDGSWLGGRAGRWLCALVLAWVAACPVAGAQTTLRYGGDAAFAPFESLNASGQPEGFQIELMQAVGRELGVEVSISLQAWPATVEAFKAGRVDVIAMVETTERRAYAQFLEGHAAPAFAVYLPVGKPAPRALQDLQGSRIAVLDHEPMRESLRKWLSGIDAIYVRTPDALSALKAVQLGFADMALLPRAYADPVVASGAVPGLVAGLTNLSLQTYSLAVVRDNDELRQHLQGALDRLETNGTLPALRERWLSDKPANAERQAMERDLAQQLQWTWWIAVGGSLLLLAAVYLLRQRGRAVATERARRQAAEQSLRRSEELLDHTFQRNPEPMLVIDHASGVVQDANPAVAALLGLPEHEVVGQPLRALAHHIGMDNLKRMARAIDLDGLLDAMPVAVTRADGQQRACLISADKLRVGELTIVLCIVRDVTERLAQDPVFRQGYQALNDELAQDRRDAPESVPPSDTGEDRLREFTRAVAHDLRAPLLAIQGFMGLMRERLKLGHTEEALEYSEQVDKATRRMNAMIEALCNLAQIDQHALRRSTIDMSALAQDTWTLVCSGDMARSIEIRFDPLPPAQGDADLVAQVWQNLLHNAWKYTARVPLARVRVDSFQEGRRTWYRVADNGAGFDMAHARALFQPFRRMHSASQFEGSGIGLSMVQRIVRHHGGKVRVRSQSGVGTVAEFTLDPSA